A genomic segment from Nodularia sphaerocarpa UHCC 0038 encodes:
- the cmr4 gene encoding type III-B CRISPR module RAMP protein Cmr4, producing MYKKAYGIIETLAPLHVGATAGEESGNLNLIFRDQFTQTGIIPGSSIRGRLRSEMRQINGESDSNYWYGNNEPGSEETEINNESIIKFEYASILWIPVFCPGQPIVWVTSPRLLQRYQRIAGDSKLKATEIPDPYTGSNNLKARDSKGKKTLFFNLGFLTINKTENLSPWFPDGKQKPSVIVDDSDIAMIHDMALYRQSRVRLKLDEKIVDGGGFFNTEALPEGTILIFPIAIKQDKSGKKWQPFNDNSSTDIYLGGLESIGFGHCNLTLNQL from the coding sequence ATGTATAAAAAAGCCTATGGCATAATAGAAACCTTAGCACCACTCCACGTAGGTGCAACAGCCGGAGAAGAAAGCGGTAACTTAAACTTAATTTTCCGCGACCAATTTACCCAAACCGGGATTATTCCTGGTAGTTCAATTCGTGGTCGCCTGCGTTCAGAAATGCGCCAAATCAACGGTGAAAGCGATTCAAATTATTGGTATGGTAATAACGAACCAGGCTCAGAAGAAACAGAAATTAATAACGAGTCCATCATCAAATTTGAATACGCATCCATACTGTGGATACCCGTATTTTGTCCAGGACAACCAATCGTTTGGGTAACAAGTCCGCGCCTACTGCAACGTTACCAAAGAATAGCCGGAGACAGCAAACTCAAAGCCACAGAAATTCCCGACCCCTACACAGGTTCAAACAACTTAAAAGCGCGGGACTCAAAAGGTAAAAAAACCTTATTTTTCAACTTAGGATTTTTAACCATCAACAAAACCGAAAATTTATCCCCGTGGTTTCCCGACGGAAAACAAAAGCCTTCAGTCATAGTAGATGATAGTGATATAGCCATGATTCATGACATGGCATTATATCGCCAAAGCCGAGTCAGATTAAAACTCGATGAAAAAATAGTTGATGGTGGCGGCTTCTTTAACACCGAAGCCTTACCAGAAGGAACCATATTAATATTTCCCATAGCCATCAAACAAGATAAATCAGGAAAAAAATGGCAACCCTTCAACGATAATTCCAGCACAGATATTTATCTTGGTGGCTTAGAGTCCATCGGCTTTGGACACTGTAACCTCACCCTAAATCAGCTTTAA
- a CDS encoding Cas10/Cmr2 second palm domain-containing protein, which produces MHLQKPGKLTKYTAITFAPVQGFIEKSRKLRDLYGASLILSYLSQQLVKAAAKSTQVISPALASVQKGTPNRILIKGEFSEEQLKQTLSSTWNRLLQECRQWIEAKVPDTYHWEREWTHWGNHTWEIFWGSGDSILDAMKDLETRKLSRNWTAVNWIGESSSITGTDAIAFPGLGAETRNPNNRKWTDEKAEIKTFYHRLACVLENLPPDGKPEGKFFALNEKLSIPELVKRLVTLPEIANRLGMENLVESFSEIYRRPEIKHQQGAGRWTGWFMADGDKVGEHLQSLAKKPNGDEEIHKFSQAMRDWGKDFSKEFPPDIGRVIYAGGDDFLGVIFSDKDKAPITLQDAFQWLITIPQQWQQHKQNIGLSLGLVWAAHSVPQRDILQHCRQAEKVAKNSGRARATIRIVFNSGQYVQWTCPWDYLDILTKYQDREKQKNWSHIYQDFAQLQSRRAFNIEKDTLLNNFPLEFFDIYFPGEGKKLRNPDCAKHIVGFSDEEDTTKATIDWMSDLIKVGWHLCSNT; this is translated from the coding sequence GTGCATCTACAAAAACCAGGGAAATTGACCAAATATACCGCAATAACCTTTGCACCAGTGCAGGGATTTATCGAAAAATCGCGTAAACTGAGAGACTTATACGGCGCATCTCTTATCCTCTCCTATCTCAGTCAGCAACTAGTAAAAGCAGCTGCAAAAAGCACACAAGTAATTTCGCCAGCACTCGCCAGCGTCCAAAAAGGCACACCCAACCGCATCCTCATCAAAGGGGAATTTAGCGAAGAACAATTAAAACAAACCCTATCATCTACCTGGAACAGACTACTGCAAGAATGTCGCCAGTGGATAGAAGCCAAAGTACCTGATACATATCACTGGGAAAGAGAGTGGACACATTGGGGAAACCACACCTGGGAGATATTTTGGGGAAGCGGTGACAGCATCTTAGATGCAATGAAAGATTTAGAAACCCGGAAACTTTCCCGAAATTGGACAGCAGTTAATTGGATTGGTGAGAGTTCCAGCATAACAGGTACAGATGCGATCGCCTTTCCCGGTTTGGGTGCAGAAACCAGAAATCCCAATAATCGTAAATGGACAGACGAAAAAGCAGAAATTAAAACCTTTTATCATCGCCTCGCTTGCGTCTTAGAAAATCTCCCCCCAGATGGAAAACCAGAAGGTAAATTCTTTGCACTCAACGAAAAATTAAGTATTCCCGAATTAGTCAAACGTCTAGTTACCCTCCCAGAAATCGCCAACAGACTAGGAATGGAGAACCTAGTAGAAAGCTTCAGCGAAATTTACCGCCGACCAGAAATCAAACACCAACAAGGCGCAGGAAGATGGACAGGTTGGTTTATGGCTGATGGTGACAAAGTAGGAGAACACCTGCAAAGCCTTGCAAAAAAACCCAATGGCGACGAAGAAATTCACAAATTTAGCCAAGCCATGCGCGACTGGGGAAAAGACTTCAGCAAGGAATTTCCTCCAGACATAGGACGAGTTATTTATGCAGGTGGCGACGACTTTTTAGGCGTAATTTTCAGCGACAAAGACAAAGCACCCATCACACTCCAAGATGCATTTCAATGGTTAATTACCATACCCCAACAATGGCAACAACACAAACAAAACATTGGCTTAAGCCTCGGCTTAGTTTGGGCTGCTCATAGCGTACCCCAAAGAGACATATTACAACATTGTCGCCAAGCCGAAAAAGTCGCCAAAAATTCCGGCAGAGCGCGAGCTACAATCAGAATCGTCTTTAACAGTGGACAATATGTGCAGTGGACTTGTCCCTGGGATTATTTAGACATATTAACTAAATATCAAGACCGAGAAAAGCAAAAGAATTGGAGTCATATTTATCAAGACTTCGCTCAATTGCAATCTCGACGGGCTTTTAATATTGAAAAAGATACATTATTAAATAACTTTCCCCTGGAATTTTTTGACATTTACTTTCCTGGCGAAGGTAAGAAATTACGTAATCCTGACTGTGCTAAACATATAGTCGGTTTTAGCGACGAAGAAGACACCACCAAAGCCACAATTGATTGGATGAGCGACTTAATAAAAGTAGGCTGGCATTTATGTTCAAATACCTAA
- a CDS encoding type III-B CRISPR module-associated protein Cmr3: MFKYLIIINPLGFMYGSAGAFLTPENLVGCSGAKFPPEAATLSGLMFSVNKTTQQFTQADLNQNLHIAGPFWAKSAEKQNFYIPIPWSKIIAKKEVDEWQIQDKQWHLKNKTEKLRPDYSWQTINSWGNTAEQLKSNQTISENPWKFVPFLHPKIKTSERCVQDPDGLFLENSVQMSDDTCLIYLSTHPIETGWYRFGGENHIVEIESQEIKNKRVLELLNQPIKNTFALITPAIWGSNRLSYRHPQQESFPKPVQMLTDKPVPYRYRAKGNLGRGRYAVPAGSVYVLETPLNQPWCNWDENWFPKEGYSLKRLGSGLCLPIEIKGVTENV; encoded by the coding sequence ATGTTCAAATACCTAATTATAATCAATCCCTTGGGATTTATGTATGGTAGCGCCGGGGCATTTCTCACACCAGAAAACTTAGTCGGTTGTTCCGGTGCAAAATTCCCCCCAGAAGCAGCGACCCTATCAGGCTTAATGTTTAGCGTCAACAAAACCACCCAACAATTTACCCAAGCAGACCTCAATCAAAACCTCCACATTGCCGGACCATTTTGGGCTAAATCAGCAGAAAAACAAAACTTTTATATCCCCATACCTTGGAGTAAAATTATTGCTAAAAAAGAAGTAGATGAATGGCAAATACAAGATAAACAATGGCATTTAAAAAATAAAACTGAAAAACTCAGACCTGATTATAGTTGGCAAACCATCAATTCTTGGGGAAACACCGCCGAACAACTCAAATCTAATCAAACAATTTCTGAAAACCCTTGGAAATTCGTTCCCTTCCTTCATCCCAAAATCAAAACATCTGAACGTTGCGTACAAGACCCAGACGGGTTATTTCTAGAAAACTCAGTTCAGATGTCAGACGACACCTGTTTAATATACCTTTCAACCCATCCCATAGAAACAGGTTGGTATCGGTTTGGCGGAGAAAATCACATAGTAGAAATCGAGTCTCAAGAAATCAAAAATAAGAGAGTCTTAGAACTATTAAACCAGCCGATAAAAAACACCTTCGCCTTAATTACACCAGCAATATGGGGTTCAAATCGCTTATCTTACCGCCATCCACAACAGGAAAGCTTCCCCAAACCCGTACAAATGCTCACAGATAAACCCGTACCCTATCGTTACCGCGCCAAAGGAAACTTAGGAAGAGGACGTTATGCAGTTCCCGCCGGTAGCGTCTACGTTCTCGAAACCCCATTAAACCAACCCTGGTGTAACTGGGATGAAAACTGGTTTCCCAAAGAAGGTTATAGCCTCAAACGATTAGGAAGCGGCTTATGTTTACCAATAGAAATTAAAGGAGTTACCGAAAATGTATAA